The DNA segment aatatcacaTTAGGGCGACCGGAGAGGTAGGCAAAGGAGAATCTAGGGGGCTAGCAAGGGCCTtgacccccctaaaatgaaaaattactattaggctcttaaattttttaaaaaaatttaaattagtaaagataaaattgtactttggccccctaaaattataaaaatttgatttaatcctttaaaaattataaagatatagactataaaaaattaaaaattcatccGGTCCCCCTAAAAAATTGTTTTGGCTTTGCCCATGGGGTAGACATGGTCATTGACACcacaaaaattggaaaattgtatttttttaccctttaaaatgtataaaattataaattagtaatgataaaattacactttgacctaaaaaatattaagattttaatttaatcctttaaaaaattataaagatattgaCTAATataatggtgaaattgcattttaaccCTTATCAAAGTTATATATTAAACCACGAGTAAACCATCTTCCCTACAAAGCTTAAGCTTTTCTCTCTCAAATAGCTTCAACCTTCTAATCTGATTTTCATTTTCACATAGTTTTAAACATTGTTCTTTAAAACCTTCTGCTTTTTCTTCTTTAATGGGTTCCAAGGTCTTGCTCATGTTCATGCCTTTGGCCTTAGCAATGGTGGCTAAGTGTCCCACCACCGCAACCACGTTCAACAAGACCCTTGCCCATTTTGGAACCGGTGACGGAGCCTTGTGGACCGTCAACATTGAAGATATCGAGACTGAgacgacgacgatgatgatgatggatTCCGAGACCAACCGCCGGTTGCTCGCGACAAGAAGGTACATTAGCTATGAAGCACTAAAAAAAAACAACGTCCCATGCCTCCAACAGGGTCGGTCCTACTACGAGTGCAGTACAGGGAAACCGGTTAACCCTTACACACGTGGTTGTACTTACGCTACGCGTTGCAGAAGGTATACAGCTTGAGGATATGAAACCCATATTGTTGCTTTGTCTTTACAaaaccctaatatatatatatgtctaagAAAAGTTGACCATTACACCAGTAACAACGTTTTGTAATTATCCTAGTGAAAGTTTTAAAAGTTGGGTTAGtgaaatgtaattttaattaaagttaagGAATAATTGATATAGTTTACCCATAGTTTAATTTGATCAGGTTTAATCCCTGTACTATTTGAGTTGGTCAATTTTATTTCAAGTGCTttgcaaaatttgaaattttaattctaaCCCAAATGGTAGCAGTTAAATCCGGttagttaaattctactattatcTTGTACTATGCGTTAAATTGTAGATTTAATCCTTGTTCTCGGATCATCCTTAgttccattttttttaatttgaaaattttagttttgacgcAAACAATAGCAGTTAAATTCATTAATTGGCtttttttgtgagtaatatatggaaatgtacatgtgataatatgttttCCGTGTCAAATTCTGGAAATAGGAAAAATTAacctaatgaatttaatagttaccATTTGATCAAGACTGAAATTAGAAACTTTGAAAAATATGGGactaaaattaacaaattaaagtataaggattaaatttgaaACTTATACATAGTACAGGGACTAGTGGCACATTTTAACCATTAAAAAGGAGTGGTTCAAAAGATTATGAAGGTTTTCTTTGCACTTTCTCTTATATTTTTTAGTATGTATTTTAGGgaggaaataattttatatatatgaacAAGAAAAACTAGGCTAGAAATGtactttaataaaatttctaaGGGGTTAAATAAGTTATTAGTACCTGTACTtctataaaatttgagatttaatccatgtactttaaaacttaaattttcaGTCCTCctacttttctaatttaaaaatccTACTCCACTCATTATCATTGTTGATAGCTCTCAGTAAAATTTGTCtactttaatatatttattttatgtcaaTTATATGTCACATCACATGAGGATAATCTAATCAACATGTCACATtgataaattttgacaaaaaatactTACGATTTTAATGATTATGACAATGTTCTATCATTTAACCtcttataaaaaaaagaatatggactaaatctcaaattttattaatgtacaaggactaactacatattttaacttttctaaGAGGCAACTGTCTGTTATTTCTCttataaaaaattacttattCCAATTTTACTTATAAAGATTTTCTATTTTTActtcttaattctaaaaaaataatatgaaatataattatatataaaagatataattttAAATCATTCTAATTACAACCCCAAACTATTAAAATTATGTCAATTAGGTCTTTCCGttactaaaattgttaatttaactattaattgaCGCATCAAATCTtatgtgatataatttaaaatgaaattctGAAGAAAAAtacatgttttaaaaattttagttttgaggTTTTCGATACTTTTACGAAgttttataaaagttttattgttcacttttttttaattttactttatttttagcttttccttCAAAAAGTTACCTAACAACgttctatttttctttaaaattttcattttaaattcaaCGACATAAGATTTGATGTATTATTTAACGGTTTTAATAACGAAATAACTTGATTAATATAACATCGATAGTTTGGTGATATAATCAGAACGTTTTGaagtttaaaaatcatattagaatgagggtcgattttgattcaattaatgTATacttttaaagaaatgaatatatcaatttatttttatcttaagtaTAGTTATTTATGTATATTGGCGTTAGGGATTCATGAAAATTGAACCAAAACATACTCTCGTgtataaaattgcataaaattaaagtttattataTAGTATTGCACATTGGAACAAAATTTTCGGGATTTATCTTCTTATGTATGTATAGAGTAATTACActtaataaaaaatgatattttttttaaaaaaataagatgatataataataaaatttaaaactcttacccaacaataaaataaaaaaaatcttaaaaattaaaattatttaatattaagaagTATTAAGATGCTCGAATTCAATGCACTCGATAGCTTGAAAATGCTTAAACTTAGGTCTAattattgaatcaaattcaaattattttcgaattaaacttgaattatttACAAGTAAAAATGTATCATTTAAACCCCTTAGGTAGACTTGTCAATTGGACGAGTTGAGttgattttggtcattttgggGTTTTAAAATATGCACGTAATTTCAATTtcactcaatttcatatttagaTCGTACCAAGTTCATATCCTTTTGAGCTAGACAATTTGAGGCTTGAGTTTTTTGAACTAAGTCATTATAGGTTTGAATCATTTCAAGTTTTGATTACTTAAGGTTCCGATAATTTTAAATTACTTGTTCAAACTGTTTTAAGTTCGGATCATTTCTCATTCAAGTATCAATTTAGTTTTAGATTTCAATTCGGATTAAGGTTAAACAAGTTTGagttcttaataattaataattaatgattaaatcaGACTGAATtggaagagaaagaaaaggacaatttttggttattttatctAACAACCTTTATACAACCTCAACCGCTGTACAACGCACATCGGAGAAGTTTTCAAGCAAATCTACAGTTAACATCGAAGCCCTCGGTTTCGGCAAACGACCGGAATCTCCTACTGGCAATGATCTCGTCGATGTATTCCGTTCACAAGGTTTTAACCATTTAGCTTGCATATAACTTTGTTTCCTCCATGGTCCCATATgcattttcttttccttcataCATTTCTTGGCAGCCAAACACAAAATCTTTATAACGTCATTCAACCTCTCTACTTTTCCGACGAAAACTTCCGGCAACCGTCGAACTAAACGATTGTAATCTTCACTTGCTCTTGCCATCTCAAATTCTGCTCTGAAATTCAATTCTATGATTATCCTTACATCACCTTTACTTGAATTTTCAATTACATCCAAAAAACTATGCTctcctgcaaaaaaaaaaaaaatcagatctGTTAAAATTGTATGGTACAGGGACCATGTGTGTaattaaacctttttatttttattttttaggtaaATAATAGTCATccaattattttgtttttgtcacgtaactatgaaaagttacataAATATCCCAACTATTAGTAATATCATTGGTGAATCCAAAAATTATTTTAGCAAGGGTcagaatttaaatatattttttcatagatcaaaatataactttattatgtattaatttataatttcatcattttttaaggactaaacaaaaaattttcatttttaaagtgATAAAGTGCAATTTCATTATACATTAATATATAATCTATTTATTTATAAGAGGACTGAACTGAAAAAATTCATTTTGAAGGTCCAAAACCCTGCCTGCCCCTTCAAATTCTcctattagtatttttttttattaccactataaaaaattataaaatagtcaccaaattatttaattttatctttttttaagcATCAGCTAACTAAgataaaataaacctaaaactTCAAGTTAAATAGgtgacaaaaaataaattaaacaattgagtgatattttgtaattttttattcggtagtcagaaaataattactaattagGTGACTGctatttacctaatccaaaacTAAGCATTTCAAAAAGTTCAAATCTGTTAAAATTGTATGGTCCAGGGACCATTTGTGCAActaaaccttttttattttttattattttctaccTGATGGGATATGTGATGTGCTTCTCCATTTAGACCGGCAAATGGCGGTGTTGAAACCGGCGGTTTGGAGACGGCGAAACACTTCTCTCATTAAACAAACCCTACAACCCTCCGCCATTGATTTACCACCACAACCGCAAACGACGGTCGTCGTTTCTCTCTTAATATCTCTCAAAGCTTCTTTAATGGCGATTCTAATCCTCGATTCTAAAGAACTGATCCTACACACCGTAGCTTCGAAAACCTGGTGCTGAATCTCCCAAAATTCCTCTTTATTCTCACCATCGCTTTCTTTTCTCTCatcgtcgtcatcatcatcatcaccgtCCTCATCCCCATCGTTGTGGATTCCGACGATTTGATCGCCATCGTCGCCGTCTTCGAGAAAACCGAATTCCATACCCAACGAATCCGAATCCGGATTCTCCGGCAACTTGAATACTTGATAATTCATTAAATTCCGGTGATCCCATAGGATTCTTGTCCCTACGCCagccatttttagggttttattttttattttttttttggtaatttagAAAGCTGGTTTATGGCTTATGAGAGTTTCGTTTTTATACTAAAAGGATTCGGGAAAAAACCGGGACCCGGTTCATTTTTTATTCAACTACCATTGTCGAACGAGCCGCCGCTAAAATGAGCGAGAAATTGAATTTTCCAACGTGGCGAGGACTGATCCAGTCTACTATTCTTGGACCAGATAACGAGGACCCACGTATGGATATACTCGAATATTCACATCACAGCTTTTCtgggtaaaattattttttggggcCTAAACTTATCAACTTTTTTTATATTGGGGCTTAAACTTTTTTTAAGTTAGGCCCTAAACTTGGCAATTGTTCCTAGATTGAGGCCTAAACTTTTTTTATCCAAGTTGGGCCCTGAACTTGACAAGTGTTTCTGCACTgggacttgaattttttttttaatctaagtTAGTTCTTAAAAGTTGTACAATTTGGGAACAATTACCAGGTTTCGACCCGAATGTGAAAATAATTGTGAAGTTCAGGACTTAACTTAGACAAAAAGGTTTAAGCCCTAATGCGGGAACAGTTGCTTAGTCCAGGTCCCAATGTGAGAAAATTTGCCAAGTTTAGGGCCTAACTTGAACTTaaaaaaagtttaggaaaaaagtTGTCAAGTGCAGACTCCAAATAGttatttaacccttttttttcaattataaaaattgaattatttaaatcaGGCGTGGATAATAGAATAACCGGGCAGTAACAtgtgttatattatatatacctCATGCTAACATATAGAGACTCGTTTTAATAGTAAAAGTGAAAGGAAATTTTAACAAAACgactagtttactctttaatctacCCATTTTTTTGAGTAGAGAagataaaaatcttttatttttaattctgaaaaaaatatttaaatctttGATTACTAAAGACTTATTGTGAAAAAAATCTTGTATAAGAACTTCCTAGTATGTTTTATTACTAaagatttaactttttttttatttttagttgtgaaaaaatatttaattttgaattctttttatttttgttatggtGTTTGTCATAATAGGCCAGTTATTCGAATAAGATTAATCCGACCTTTATTACTTCAGTAAGTACATGAGTTCGCACATCATACATATGAACTTATATTCAAGAGACACGTGTTGACTCTAAAATATGATACATATTATCTAATCTTAATACGTAAAATTCATAAATCgtcaacaaaaaaatttatgcTTTTTGGAAACCTTGAAAATTATCAATTAATCAACCGGAATTGATTGATAATTAGATCAATTTACCATTTCATGAATCATGATCTCTTTAAATTAGAAATAGACAAAAGTGAGATGATTTTCAGGTCAAACGTGGCAAAATCCTAGACGTTCAATGTGTGATTTTTTATTTCTTCCCtaacttattttcttaattttaaatatttatttatatatttatatatatatttatttctcaATATATTTATTGAACAAGTCCACCAATTAATGCTTCacattttgtaaatttattaaaaaataaatattaataacaaattttaaaattatgttgtacttaaatttaaaataaaaattaaactctCAATTAcggactaaaatagaaaatacGCTTACTGTTGCATAGTATATAATTTGATGAAGTAAAAGTTGTTGAGACTCAAAAAAGTTATGTCGTGAATAAAACGCGGTCTTTCGCCACTGGTTTGCTATCTTTTTAGAATCCGACAATACAAGATTCTACCTATACAGCTATACTTATTAGGGGTTGTTTTATTAGGACACGTTTCATGTTCTAAAATGTCATGGCTAAATATCActtgaaaaagaaactttaattTAAGTTGGAaaaacgaaaaatattttaaaataagtatgataaataatatatataattatttttataataaaatcttGTAAAATCCGTTTTAaatcaataattataattaaaagataaaaataaaaaaaatattattatatataaaaagtataatatatgaaaaatatattatattcacATAAATGCTAAGATTATAGAAAGGGAAATTATATTGGTAGTCActcaattatgattttttttaaaatttttctgtcATTCTATTacgaaaagttataaaatggtcacttaactatttaattttatcattttttggtcACCAGTTGgctaatataaaaatgaaaatactaaaaaatctaaaatagttaagtgaccaaaaaaagataaaattaaatagttgagtaactatttagtaatttttcataattaagtgataaaaaaACATAATCGAGTGACTAATAATGCAATTTActcttatatttaattttttttctttattaggaTTGAAATTTCGATTTAATCTATGAATTTAGATTCTGTCAAAGTACGATTGCGTAGTACTCTCGGTTATCattttaaattggaaaaaaaaagttaaaaaatgttaaaGTGTCACGTTTCAAgactaatataaatataaaaaaatttaaaggactaaattgaaaatattttattatgagaataaaaaaagttttaaaaatagatttaatatgACTTGCACGGGGCTCGTTGAAGATTCTTGTTGATCTCTAAAaaacttattaattattatttgatccCTATAATTTATACCTCTTATTGTAGTAGGTTTACATAATTAAAGAATGGTTTAATACATAATTTAGTATTtgagtttgacactttttttaATATGGTACTTGTGTTGTTTTTTTGGTCTAATTTGCTACATGTATTTGAAAAAAGGTATATACTTTggttttaactaaatttttagtgtttaatttagaTTTTCGAGTTGATTTAACTAAATTACATAATTATCTAATAATGTTAgcaattaaattttatcaaatcaatcctATAACCTGAAGTAAATCACCTCTATTAGActgtatttgaaaaattaaactcaaaattaaataaattcgcaagttgtattaaatttattctattaataaaatcataaaaaatttaaacttaattacgTTAGCAAttgattttcattaaattaaccCTAAAACCCGAACTAAGTACAAAAAAGTTAGCATTGTTATATTTGACTATCAAAAtctataacttttgtcaaatacaggtgctaaattgaacaaaaaaaacacaaataccacattaaaaatatcaaattcggagactaaatgatatattaagcCTTAAAGAATTTATTAGCTCAATAGAGAGCTAAATTCatggaaatttttattttagaattattgtttattaattaaaaaggtaaaaatatcATGAAGGCTCATGTACTAGAAGTTGGATTGTATTTTGCCTCGTCTATTCAAAAAATGGAcaaactagtccctatacatcagattaaagagcaaattggtgatttctgttaaaaatttcatctatttatattgttaaaaactgaCATGGTTATTAGAATAACCAAACAGTAACATGTGACGTGCCACGTATACCTCATGCTGACGTACAAtgatcaatttttaacagtagaaattgatgaaatttttaacagaatgaccagttttctctttgatctaatgtacaagacaaatttgcccattttttgagtagaatgggtaaaatgcaatctgactcctagtacagGGGCCTCCACGGTACTTTTACCcaattaaaaaatacaatattaaataattgagtgactattttgtagCTTTTTATAATagggtgacaaaaaaaaaactcataatcaagtgactactaatgtaatttaccTATATATTACTACAAGGATGTTTTCACccttcataatataatattactacaatatttttttatataaaatttaaaaatacatatattaattttaaacataaaacattataattttcaatatttcaactttatcatttaaattaaatccGCAttcatttttatatcaatttttaattatcatatataatatattaattgcatgacttataatgttattttatgttggcCAAGTGAATATCATAATCATATCATATAATGCACGTgttcaatatttatattattaaattttcttttatttatttttttaataatctcattacaggttttgatcatatctgtTCCTTTTGACACAATGCTTAGAATTATCCATAACTCTTCCCCAAcatataaataggaggataatgcgctttacACTCAAACTCACATTCTCGTGCATCGCCAACAACGCTTATGCCAATCAAATTAAAAcctaataaaatttgttttttcatATCTGCAAAGACCTTCATATTTATAGCTAGCTAGCTAGGTTtcaatgaatttatttaaaaaaaaattccaacaatGGATATATTCCTCTTTTTTTCCACAATGTTGTCAAGACAAAAATAGGATTtaaaaaagaaaccaaaagtTGAAACAGCTTCTTAGAAATAATTGAAGTTGGGAcatttgcaatttttttattcCTTACTAAATAAATGTTAGGTCTTCCAATttatcaattgttcaacatgatTATACTGACATTATTGGCActatttttaatcttatttttctcttttttttaaagaaaaaataataaaaacaacatcTATAGATGATAATATAATTAGAAAATTGTTATATTCACACTTATATTAATATTGGAATTTggcagttttttttttcaatttggtcactGAACTTAGATTTCGTTAAAATATGTTGATGTGGTACTGGTACTTTGAGATTGTAACACATCATCACTtgaaaaatctaaactttctttataacttttaatatttttttgtatttttaagattatatatattttaaatttttaagtgatgATATGACAAAATCTCAGAGTATCACATAATCACATTTTAATGGAATTtaaattcagggactaaattagGAAAAACTTCCAAATTCCAAATTAATGCGAACCAAAAAGTTAAGGGACCAAGTTAAGAAAAATTGCTAAATTTAGGACCTAAATATTGTTTTATCCcttatataaatgttaaaaacatatacatatatgaacatTTATTATATGGGTTAAACCATTATTTTAGGGGTTGAACTTGGTAACTATTTTCGTATTGGGGtttgtactttttttattattcaagTTACGCTatgaacttgacaattattctTATGTTGGGGTTTGAACTTAGCAATTGTTCCCATATGGGacttgaatatattttttttatcctaGTTAATCCTTTAACTTGGTAATCATTTCCATACTGGAACTTGAACTTAGTAATTGTTCCCACACTCGAACTTGAACGTTAGGGTTTTCAAGAAAATATCAGGGACcaacttagacaaaaaaaattcaattatcaaTATGAGAACAATTCTCAAATTCAAGACCTAATTTGGACAAAAGAAAAATTCTGACTctcaatatgaaaataattactaaattcaaggcctaatttaaaaaaaaatcataccctgatataaaaataattatcgaGTTAATTAGAtctaaatttatttaatgaaagttatttttttttattttggtacatAGGAAAgtttattgttaattattatttaaggaAAGTTAATTATTAATGATGGGAATATAAAATAATTTCAGACAAGCTATGTGCTGATACATGACAGCTTTGGTGTTTTTCTAATACAAATGGAAACTCGCCATTGCGTACGAGATTACTTTTTATAGGATGGGATTTCCAATTTTCAACTACACATCATGTCATTAGCTTAGTTGCTTTTATACCTATCgctaataaattatttaaaagtttttattacaGGAATGTTAAGATTAATATCGTATGATTTTTTATGTATGTATTGTTTACATCAatcgaaaattttctttcttattttatactgcagttcaaatttttttatgaaacaactttaaacgtTATGAATCtgtgaaccaaaattcaaacaattttcttctttgatctttGGCAATGACTGTCAGATCGACTTGGATCCAAAGTATATTTTTCTACTTGTTGATGGGTACTGATCTATTGTATTGATTGTCGAATCGTCGTTTGGAGCTCGCTAGCggaacttaaaaaaaattgaacagtCTAGTGAtttaaaaaacttttgaatagttcagtgattattttgtaactttttgaagttaagtgaccaGAATGTAAATTTGTTAATAGTTTAGTTACCTTAAACgtaatttactcttttattttctatGGAAAATAATGGATTTCCCGAGAAAACTCCGTGAGGTTCAAGAAATTATGTGCCAATTTGTTCCTCCTAAAAATGTTTACGCACAATTTaggtatttttataaaaataatattaaaaattaattaattacaaaaataagatagggaacaaattaattatgaaaatatagtGTTTGCTATAGTAATTTTTGGTGCTGCCTAACACATTGGCGGTATTGTCAACACTGGTAAACTTTATAAAAAGTCtgatagaaaaaaaaagttgaaaaagtgaaaaaaaattcaattgatgCTGTCAATGTGTCTGGCGGTACCCCTtgactaaataaaaaaactatgGTTTTAAAGATTAAATGCAGGAAAAGGACATTAAAGCATTAAATGTAGGGAAAatacattaagacattaaatgcAAGAAAAAAGCTACTGTCTGGTATTGCAATCacaattcaacatttttttttctatcagacttttaaaaaagaatttcacCGATGCCGCCGATGTTCGGCAGCACCACAatccatttttttttcacttcttcaatttttttttgttaaagtttttcttttttaaagttcACAAATGCTATCAATGTGTTAAGCGACACCTAAAGTTACTGTAGCAGACAccccatttttataattaattaactttttaatattatttttataaaaaattttacaattttacgtATTTCAAGCTCTGTCGAGGTTAAAGCGGTACATAAACCCTTAAGCTTTAgcgaaaaaaaagaaatataaattactTTTAGAAATCTAAAGGAGCCCAAACTATTTGAGCACACTCGAATTGATTcgtttatataataaaaaatgggcTCCAGCTTAGCCCAAACACATTAATCATTTAAGCTAAAGTTTCGGGCTTCAAGGCccagaaaaaattaattttgtccatttaaaataaaaaatattatggcATAATGCTAAATTTAGTCCTGAACTTTTAAATCTTTTATCAGTTtggtttattcattttttttagctaaatttggctTCAACTGtgaaaaaaaggttaaattgctctttttttaacgaaaatgcagactaaaattttaattttttaacgatGTTGGCATGACAATATATATGACGGTTTATGTATACTTTTTGCTGACGTAGCACTAATTATAACAACCAAAAAAGTTCGGAAGTGTTGAAGAAAGtggaaaattattaatataattacttgTAGAAGGAGGGTAGTTACTTGACAAAGGAAATATAATT comes from the Gossypium hirsutum isolate 1008001.06 chromosome A06, Gossypium_hirsutum_v2.1, whole genome shotgun sequence genome and includes:
- the LOC107961524 gene encoding uncharacterized protein, encoding MAGVGTRILWDHRNLMNYQVFKLPENPDSDSLGMEFGFLEDGDDGDQIVGIHNDGDEDGDDDDDDDERKESDGENKEEFWEIQHQVFEATVCRISSLESRIRIAIKEALRDIKRETTTVVCGCGGKSMAEGCRVCLMREVFRRLQTAGFNTAICRSKWRSTSHIPSGEHSFLDVIENSSKGDVRIIIELNFRAEFEMARASEDYNRLVRRLPEVFVGKVERLNDVIKILCLAAKKCMKEKKMHMGPWRKQSYMQAKWLKPCERNTSTRSLPVGDSGRLPKPRASMLTVDLLENFSDVRCTAVEVV